A portion of the Paenibacillus marchantiae genome contains these proteins:
- the galE gene encoding UDP-glucose 4-epimerase GalE: MAILVTGGAGYIGSHTVAALLERGEEVVVLDNLQTGHREALLGGKLYEGDLRDKELLAKLFAENSIDAVIHFAANSLVGESMKDPVKYYDNNVFGTLCLLEAMNAANVRRIVFSSTAATYGEPEKVPIEESDRTEPTNVYGETKLMMERMMSWFDKVQEIKYVSLRYFNAAGAHDSGKIGEDHQPESHLIPLVLQTALKQRPHIAVFGDDYATEDGTCVRDYIHVSDLADAHLRAVDYLRKGENSNVFNLGNGQGFSVKQVIETAKKVTGLDIPVVQEPRRAGDPAVLVASSAKARSVLGWNPKWTNLEDVIQSAWSWHQSHPDGYGKN, encoded by the coding sequence ATGGCGATTTTGGTGACAGGTGGAGCAGGATATATTGGTTCTCATACGGTAGCGGCTTTGTTGGAGCGTGGCGAAGAGGTAGTTGTACTGGATAACTTGCAGACAGGGCATCGTGAAGCTCTGCTGGGCGGAAAATTGTATGAAGGTGATCTGCGTGACAAGGAACTTCTGGCGAAGCTGTTCGCTGAGAACTCCATTGATGCAGTCATCCACTTTGCGGCTAACTCACTGGTTGGCGAGAGTATGAAAGATCCCGTGAAATACTATGACAACAACGTGTTTGGCACATTGTGCCTGCTAGAAGCGATGAATGCAGCGAATGTACGTCGCATCGTCTTCTCCTCCACGGCTGCTACTTACGGCGAGCCGGAGAAAGTGCCGATTGAAGAGAGCGATCGCACAGAGCCTACGAACGTATATGGTGAAACCAAGCTGATGATGGAGCGCATGATGTCCTGGTTCGATAAAGTACAGGAAATCAAATACGTCTCCCTTCGTTACTTCAATGCTGCCGGAGCCCATGATAGCGGCAAAATCGGTGAAGATCACCAGCCGGAGAGTCATCTTATCCCACTCGTACTGCAAACGGCATTGAAACAACGTCCACACATCGCCGTGTTCGGTGACGACTACGCGACAGAAGACGGAACCTGTGTACGTGATTACATCCACGTAAGTGATCTGGCGGATGCGCATCTGCGGGCCGTAGATTATCTCCGTAAAGGGGAGAACAGCAACGTGTTCAACCTGGGCAACGGTCAAGGCTTCTCTGTTAAACAGGTTATTGAGACGGCTAAGAAAGTAACCGGACTGGATATTCCGGTTGTACAGGAACCACGTCGTGCGGGTGATCCAGCTGTACTGGTGGCTTCGTCTGCCAAAGCAAGATCCGTACTGGGTTGGAATCCAAAATGGACCAATCTGGAAGATGTCATTCAAA
- a CDS encoding galactokinase — protein sequence MNINELKQKFIDKYGESGADIRVFHAPGRVNLIGEHIDYNGGYVLPAALEFGTTLIIREREDNKLQLASTNMPYEGTLDTSSIGKEKTGEWTDYPVGVMVELQGKGVKVTKGYDFLYHGEIPNGAGLSSSASLEVLTGFAIQSLEGVNDIDTVQLALLSQKAENEFVGVNCGIMDQFAVANGAEDHAILLMCDTLEYEKVPFRTGAYKLVIGNTNKRRGLVDSAYNERRSQCEQALAILKEQLPALNYLAQLTPEQFVTLQDHIKDEKVRQRAQHVVEENARVLASVDALRDNDLETFGKLMNASHESLRYLYEVSCEELDVMVEEAQRIPGTLGARMTGAGFGGCTVSLVHEDDVERFVSEVGAAYEARTSLKGEFYVCGVGDGVKELKEAK from the coding sequence ATGAACATAAATGAATTGAAACAAAAGTTTATTGACAAGTACGGAGAGAGTGGAGCGGACATCCGTGTGTTCCATGCCCCTGGGCGGGTGAATCTGATCGGTGAGCACATTGACTATAACGGGGGGTACGTGCTTCCGGCTGCGCTTGAATTCGGTACCACTTTGATTATCCGTGAGCGTGAGGACAACAAGTTGCAGTTGGCTTCCACGAATATGCCCTATGAAGGAACGCTGGATACGTCCTCCATTGGCAAAGAGAAAACAGGGGAATGGACGGATTACCCGGTAGGCGTCATGGTTGAACTGCAAGGCAAAGGCGTAAAAGTAACCAAAGGTTATGACTTCCTCTATCATGGAGAAATTCCGAACGGCGCAGGACTTTCCTCTTCCGCATCGCTGGAGGTTCTTACCGGGTTTGCTATCCAGTCGCTTGAAGGTGTGAATGATATTGATACGGTTCAACTTGCGCTGCTGTCCCAAAAGGCAGAGAACGAATTCGTTGGCGTCAACTGTGGCATCATGGACCAGTTCGCTGTAGCTAATGGAGCAGAGGATCATGCGATCCTGCTGATGTGTGACACCCTTGAATATGAAAAAGTGCCATTCCGTACCGGCGCCTACAAGCTGGTCATTGGTAACACGAACAAACGTCGGGGGTTGGTGGACTCGGCTTATAACGAACGTCGCTCCCAATGTGAGCAAGCACTTGCCATTTTGAAAGAACAACTGCCTGCACTGAACTATCTGGCGCAACTTACACCTGAACAATTCGTTACACTGCAGGATCACATCAAAGATGAGAAGGTAAGACAGCGTGCCCAGCACGTCGTGGAAGAGAATGCACGTGTACTTGCATCGGTGGATGCACTGCGTGATAACGATCTGGAAACCTTCGGCAAGCTGATGAATGCTTCTCATGAATCCCTTCGTTATCTATATGAAGTGAGCTGCGAAGAACTGGACGTGATGGTTGAAGAGGCTCAACGTATTCCAGGCACTCTGGGTGCTCGGATGACTGGTGCAGGATTCGGTGGATGTACGGTATCTCTTGTGCATGAAGACGATGTAGAGCGTTTTGTAAGCGAAGTTGGAGCGGCATATGAAGCACGTACCAGTCTCAAAGGCGAGTTCTATGTATGCGGAGTAGGCGATGGCGTTAAAGAATTGAAGGAGGCGAAGTAA
- a CDS encoding AraC family transcriptional regulator — translation MTEQRKEGLTGDPIKQIPETSGKSGALSYSVASNPVYYEKGALHVLFAGASQTLPGHALGPKLYDYYLLHYVEKGAGTFRTELHTYELSAGDCFLIQPGQLVSYQSHARNPWQYRWMAFTGSQTAKHIEEAGFRPEKSVFHAGPSCGISDWLSVMQTAFAKRKESSHFTSLGTLYMILAEAQNHLSQGQTLVPGESSIRRTVKQMIQYMSTQYAYPVSIEQMSASLGYNRAYLSRIFKQETGLSPVTYLLKLRIDKSRQLLRERPDLSIEQVSASVGLPDALYFSKQFKRFHGEAPSLYRENILNRPLHQATRQVPPNQR, via the coding sequence ATGACTGAACAACGTAAGGAAGGTCTAACGGGGGATCCGATAAAACAAATTCCGGAAACCTCTGGCAAAAGTGGAGCACTCAGCTACTCGGTTGCCTCCAATCCTGTTTATTATGAAAAAGGGGCATTGCATGTCCTCTTTGCAGGGGCAAGCCAGACCCTTCCCGGTCACGCCCTTGGCCCGAAGCTATACGATTATTATCTATTGCATTATGTAGAAAAAGGAGCCGGTACGTTCCGTACTGAACTACATACCTACGAACTATCCGCAGGAGATTGTTTCCTTATTCAACCAGGGCAGCTTGTAAGCTACCAATCTCATGCCCGGAATCCCTGGCAATACCGCTGGATGGCCTTTACCGGCAGCCAGACTGCCAAGCATATAGAGGAAGCAGGTTTCCGTCCGGAAAAATCCGTCTTTCATGCCGGTCCTTCCTGCGGTATTTCCGATTGGTTATCCGTGATGCAGACGGCTTTTGCCAAGCGAAAAGAAAGCTCTCATTTTACATCATTGGGTACGTTATATATGATTCTAGCCGAGGCACAAAATCACCTTTCTCAGGGGCAAACCTTAGTACCAGGTGAATCTTCCATACGACGAACTGTAAAACAGATGATTCAATACATGTCTACTCAATATGCCTACCCTGTCTCGATTGAGCAAATGTCGGCCAGTCTTGGCTATAACCGTGCTTACCTGTCCCGCATTTTCAAACAGGAAACCGGACTATCACCAGTTACCTACCTGCTTAAACTGAGGATCGATAAATCGCGCCAACTGCTGCGGGAACGTCCGGATCTGTCCATTGAACAGGTATCGGCCTCCGTGGGGTTGCCAGATGCGCTGTATTTCTCCAAACAGTTCAAGCGATTCCATGGGGAAGCCCCTAGTCTGTACCGGGAGAACATTCTTAACAGGCCCTTGCATCAAGCGACACGCCAAGTACCACCGAACCAGCGATAA
- the mgrA gene encoding L-glyceraldehyde 3-phosphate reductase has product MVYVASDARYETMKYNRVGRSGLKLPAISLGLWHNFGGINNAENGRNMITRSFDLGITHFDLANNYGPPAGSAEQLFGQVLAQDLKPYRDELVISTKAGYYMWPGPYGEWGSRKNLVSSLNQSLKRMGLDYVDIFYSHRYDPETPLEETMMALDHIVRSGKALYVGISNYPAEQTKQAAEILKGLGTPLLIHQPKYSMLDRWIEDGLQDVLDEYGTGSIAFCPLAQGVLTNKYLNGIPEDSRAKGPSVFLNENNISPETLRKVRALNQIAASRGQSLAQFALAWVLRDGKVTSALIGASRPSQIEENVAALSQLEFSSEELERIESILRPEPDHK; this is encoded by the coding sequence ATGGTCTACGTAGCCAGCGATGCACGCTACGAAACAATGAAATACAACCGCGTTGGACGTTCAGGTTTGAAACTGCCAGCGATTTCACTTGGGTTATGGCATAATTTTGGTGGCATTAATAATGCGGAGAACGGCCGAAATATGATTACCCGTTCGTTTGATCTGGGCATTACGCATTTTGACCTTGCCAACAATTATGGTCCGCCGGCAGGTTCGGCAGAGCAGTTATTCGGTCAGGTATTGGCACAGGATCTGAAGCCATATCGAGATGAACTCGTCATCTCCACCAAAGCCGGGTACTATATGTGGCCTGGACCTTACGGTGAGTGGGGTTCTCGTAAAAACCTGGTTTCCAGTCTCAATCAGAGCTTGAAGCGCATGGGTCTCGATTACGTAGACATCTTTTATTCTCATCGTTATGATCCCGAAACACCTCTGGAAGAAACCATGATGGCGCTGGACCATATTGTTCGTTCCGGCAAAGCATTGTATGTCGGCATCTCCAACTATCCTGCAGAACAGACGAAGCAGGCGGCCGAGATTCTCAAAGGTCTGGGTACACCTCTGTTGATTCATCAACCCAAATATTCAATGCTGGATCGCTGGATTGAGGATGGGCTGCAGGATGTACTTGATGAGTATGGAACAGGCAGCATCGCTTTTTGTCCATTGGCACAAGGCGTGCTCACCAACAAATATCTGAACGGTATTCCAGAAGATTCACGTGCCAAGGGCCCGTCTGTGTTTCTGAATGAGAACAACATCTCGCCAGAGACATTGCGCAAAGTGCGTGCTCTGAACCAGATTGCAGCATCACGTGGTCAGAGTCTGGCCCAATTTGCTCTGGCCTGGGTATTGCGTGATGGCAAAGTAACCTCTGCGCTGATTGGTGCAAGTCGTCCTTCGCAGATTGAAGAGAATGTGGCTGCTCTCAGCCAGTTGGAATTCTCCTCAGAGGAATTGGAGCGCATTGAATCGATTCTTCGTCCGGAACCGGATCATAAATAA
- a CDS encoding NAD-dependent protein deacylase, with the protein MNATEQLAAWIKESSNIVFFGGAGTSTESGIPDFRSAAGLYQTEQHSPYPPEELLSRHFFDQHADIFYDFYRGKMLHPNAMPNGCHRLLARLEQEGKLQAVITQNIDGLHQKAGSSNVLELHGSIHRNACMDCKRFYGLDDIITAKDTVPRCTECGGVIKPDVVLYEEELDQTILYRSVDALSSADLLLVGGTSLTVYPAAQLITYFQGKHTVLLNATPTAYDRRADLLITDPIGEVMNKVDQLFG; encoded by the coding sequence ATGAACGCAACAGAACAACTGGCTGCCTGGATTAAGGAAAGTTCAAATATTGTTTTTTTCGGAGGGGCCGGAACTTCAACGGAAAGCGGGATTCCCGACTTCCGCTCTGCCGCTGGCTTATACCAGACAGAGCAGCATTCACCCTACCCACCGGAAGAGCTGCTGAGCCGACATTTTTTTGATCAGCATGCTGATATTTTTTATGATTTTTATCGAGGCAAAATGCTTCATCCCAATGCGATGCCCAACGGCTGCCATCGACTGCTCGCCAGATTGGAGCAGGAAGGAAAACTTCAGGCGGTTATCACGCAAAATATCGACGGGTTGCACCAGAAGGCTGGCAGCAGCAATGTCCTGGAGCTTCATGGTTCGATCCATCGAAACGCTTGTATGGATTGCAAGAGATTTTACGGGTTGGATGACATTATTACGGCAAAAGATACGGTTCCTCGTTGCACTGAATGTGGTGGCGTGATCAAGCCGGACGTCGTGCTGTATGAAGAAGAACTGGACCAGACGATATTATATCGTTCGGTTGACGCACTGTCCTCGGCAGATTTGCTGCTGGTTGGTGGAACTTCACTAACGGTGTATCCTGCCGCACAATTGATTACGTACTTTCAAGGGAAACACACGGTCTTGCTGAACGCTACACCTACGGCTTACGACAGGCGAGCTGATTTGCTGATTACAGACCCTATTGGTGAGGTAATGAATAAGGTGGACCAGCTTTTTGGTTAA
- a CDS encoding HAD family hydrolase encodes MSMLQIRGKQVTCRGILFDKDGTLLDFLQLWGPWAESLLNQLESQLSELGASFTVEREQVLGTVRNREGQLIGYDLQGPLAIATVDESNGLLAGQLYAAGMPWNEAITTIRHFSSVAMDEVRQRKMAEPLPGLNAFLQSCQKASIPMAVVTSDSTAAAEEHLEWMGIRSYFTSIVGSDRVTLGKPDGEAAVLACRELHILPEEGVVIGDSNGDMQMGRNAGVSYRIGFCPEIQRSHYLHDANAIIQNYDELKIISEYSSQG; translated from the coding sequence ATGTCTATGCTTCAAATCCGTGGTAAGCAAGTTACCTGCCGAGGTATTCTTTTTGATAAGGATGGAACGCTGCTGGATTTCTTACAGCTATGGGGGCCGTGGGCGGAGTCTTTGCTGAATCAGTTGGAATCACAGCTGTCAGAGCTTGGTGCCTCGTTCACGGTGGAGCGTGAGCAAGTTCTCGGTACGGTCCGCAATCGCGAAGGTCAGCTGATCGGATATGATCTTCAAGGGCCATTAGCTATTGCCACGGTGGACGAGAGCAACGGTTTGCTTGCTGGGCAGTTGTATGCCGCAGGCATGCCGTGGAACGAAGCAATCACTACGATCCGCCATTTTTCCAGTGTCGCCATGGATGAGGTACGGCAGAGAAAAATGGCCGAACCACTGCCTGGATTAAATGCATTTTTGCAGAGCTGCCAGAAAGCATCGATTCCGATGGCAGTGGTCACTTCGGACAGCACAGCTGCTGCCGAGGAACATCTGGAGTGGATGGGAATCCGGTCATATTTTACATCGATTGTTGGCAGTGACCGGGTGACTCTGGGCAAACCGGATGGAGAGGCTGCGGTTCTGGCTTGCCGGGAATTACATATTCTTCCTGAGGAGGGTGTGGTGATCGGTGACAGCAATGGGGATATGCAGATGGGACGTAACGCAGGGGTGTCCTATAGAATTGGTTTCTGTCCAGAAATCCAGAGAAGCCACTATTTACATGACGCCAATGCAATTATCCAAAATTATGATGAGTTAAAAATCATCTCTGAATATTCTTCACAGGGGTGA